Genomic segment of Oncorhynchus nerka isolate Pitt River linkage group LG10, Oner_Uvic_2.0, whole genome shotgun sequence:
ATGCAACACATGAATTTCATGGTTGGTAAAAAAtatttattaaaaaaataaaaacaaatctgTGGTTTAGATTTGTGGTTTTGCATCTTGCTTTTGTAAAAATCAATGCagcaattattttttaaatgattggTTTTGCCATAAACATTGAGTATAGTTTAAGGAACTGATAAACGTATTGTTAACAGATATTCCACAAACTTTCCCTTTGTAGCATGCAATACAGCCGTAAACATGGTATGATGGTGTCAAAGCGATACAAATGTTTTAAACTTGTGAAAATATTTCTGTTTGAAAATATATGTAGAtaattttttgtttatttttctccACATACAGCAGTAGAAATGAGCTCTTCTTGTATTCCAAAAATAATTACAAAGGTTTTCCCCATTTTCAAATATGTAATTATTAACATCCCTTTTTCAAAAAGAGTGCAGCATTGGGTTCGCAGTTTTATTTGAACATTCCACTgatttaaaaatacaaataattatcTCGGGCTTATCTAGTCGGCAACTATAAAAAGCGTGTAGCGTCGATCGCCCACAAAATATCTGAGGTAGTGCTGTACCTGTGATCAAGAATGTTAAAGCTACACTGCAGTTAAGAATTACAATGAATGTGTATAAATTACCCAGATGTGACTTCCAGGCCTATGTTTATATAATTAGTGTAGTTCATTTTCAAATGAAATCCAATGAATTATGGATCATTGAGGGAGACATTTCAGGTCAAGTACACTTGTAAACAAATACATGAACACAGAAATATAATTGAAATAAAAGTGAATTTGATCATATTCACTACAAGTAACAAAAAAACTTATCCTATCTATCACCTGTGCTTCCTGGTTAAACGGGTAAAAGATTGTACGGGAAAGTAGtagatataaaaaatatatattttagaattgATATCTTGATTATTATTTATACTCAACAGAATAATTATTTGGCCTTTTTGTCCTTTAACGGGTTAAAATAATGTTGATGCAGAGGAGGGGGAAAAACACTGAAAAAGAGGAGAATTGGCCACAGCAGCAGCATGCCTCTCTGGCTTGGAGTGGGCCAATAGAGCTTCATCACTAACTAGCAGAGGAGACCATGGACTCGGCTGTCCCCTTGTGGCAGTATGTCTGTATGCCCAGTATGTCTGTTTGCCCAGTATGTCTGTTTGcccagtggcagcagcagtagctgaGGTCTCAGATCCATCCATGAGGCCCTTCTGCATCTCAAATGATAtcctattccatacatagtgtaCAACTTCTGAATagtatgccatttgggatgcacaccttGTCCAGGAGACTCTGCACTGCACCGGCCCTCTCAGAGCATCAGCAGGGCGTCGGTGAACAGGGTCAAGCCGACGTGTTGGGCCAGGGTGAAGCACAGTATCCGGCTGCTCCAGTCCACAGTCACCCGCCACCTCTGGCTTTGGTTCCATCTATTATAGCAGTATTTGGGCCACGTAGGGAGAGTGAGTGCTTGCCACCGCAGCCAGCAGGGGTAGGTCACTGGACTCAATACTGAATGATAAGAGCCATGCTTAGAATATTGTACATAGGTGAAGAACAGAACAACAAGCCAAGGGTTTATTCTCCTAATTCAGTTACTGTGATTGTTAATGAGATGTAAATAACACAGTGTAGttttttaaaggcccagtgcagtcaaacttgatttccctgtgttttgtatgtatagtgagtgtacaaaacattaaggtcaccttcctaatattgagttacgcttgaggttggagtaatactgtcaaattgtgaaaatgatgataatgtccttttagtgtaagagttgTTTGAAAAAAAAAGAGCCTGAAATTTCTGCATGTTTTGGTGGGATGTAGTTTTggcttgcctggtgacatcaccaagtGGTAAataagttaatagaccaataagaaagagagttccaaacctctctgtaaTAACTACGCCCAGGCAGTCCTCGCAAAattcttgagaaattgctcttgttaagaagctatttttgaccattttaattgaaaacaatcactgtaaggtacttaattgttaaacagaaattatttgatattgagataaaaacaactGCATTGGGCCTTTTAAGAACAGAAAGACAACATGGATCACAATACTGATATCTGACAAAAAAACGGGACCCTattcccatagggttctggtcaaaagtagtgcactatatagggaataggtgtcTTTTTGGACACAGAGCCAATGTATAAAAACGGTTTAGGTGCTCACCCCAGGACCATCCCCAGCTCCTTGACGTGCACTCTAGTCTGTCCCTTCAGGTACTCTGCCAGCATTTTACTCTTGAAGTAGATCTCCTGGAGTCTGTCCTCAAGGTGCATTATGCACTGTGGAAAGGGATGTCAAACTCAATTACAACTGTGTTACTGATTAGCCTTGTGTTACTGATTAGCGATTAGCCTCGTGTTACTGATTGGCCTCGTGTTACTGACTGGCCTCGTGTTACTGACTGGCCTCGTGTTACTGACTGGCCTCGTGTTACTGACTGGCCTCGTGTTACTGACTGGCCTCGTGTTACTGACTGGCCTCGTGTTAACGTGTTACTGAGTAGGGATTTTTTTTACAGTGCTAATAACTGCATAGTTATTTGTATGGACTTACAAAGTTGGGGGAGAGGTTCATCTTGTAAAGCAGGTGGGTGGACTGGAGCAGGCTGGACACAAGGCTGGACACCAGGACCTCCTTCCCAAGTTTGTTGTTGTCCGTGGCTCGTCTCTGGCTGCTGGCTACCTGCACCGTCCACTTATCAGTGTCTGCGATAATGCAGACCGCCTCTGCAATGGGCTCATCCAACACTGGATGCTGCGAAAAGAAGAGAAAAATTTGTGCTCCGACAGATGCAGACCAGATACAGCGGTGCACTCCTGTTGATGCCTTATGAGCCTCAAGCAAGCATAAAGACTCATAATCCAGTTTTAACACAAACTTCAGTTCTTCAGGTATAAAGCAGTCTCTTACCTGTACAGCGTGGGCTAATTCTGACATGAGGCCCTGCCTGAGTTTGTCATCGTTGGGCATCCCCTGCAGAACAAAGTCCGGCACATAGGTTGTGCAGTACCCTCCGAACAGCGACCTCCCAAAGTTGGCAATGCTCGGTTTGGAGAAATGCTCCACCAACTTTGACCTGTTAATTTAAAACATGGCATAGACATCAGAACATATTGTAACCCAGAAATTCAACTCACATAGAAGTTGATATGTGTCTTGAAAACCTAATATGAAGGCCAACACGTTTATAATGTTGACATCACTAGCAGTGTGTATCTCACCCAGGGAAGGGGACCTCCACCTCTTCCTGCCACTCATCTGGCTCCTGATCATCTTTGTAGTAGGTGTCGCTATCACTCTGCCTGTGGACGTCCTGCCCTGCATCTTCGCTCTCGCTGTCCCCAAGCGCACTGTCCGAACTCTCGTTCCGAGGGATCTCACAGTCATTAAGCGGGGCCCCCTTCTTTTGTTGGGCCCCTTTGGGGACGGTTACTGAAATCAGGATGCACATGTTCTGCTCAGCAGAACAACTTCTACAGGAACGTGCCTCTGATGTGTCTGTAGAGCCACACCTACACCTGGCCTGGACGTCAGCCTCCCCCCCACACCTGGCCTGGACGTCAGCCTCCCCCCACACCTGGCCTGGACGTCAGCCTCCCCCACACCTGGCCTGGACGTCAGCCTCCCCCCACACCTGGCCTGGACGTCAGCCTCCCCCACACCTGGCCTGGACGTCAGCCTCCCCCACACCTGGCCTGGACGTCAGCCTCCCCCACACCTGGCCTGGACGTCAGCCTCCCCCACACCTGGCCTGGACGTCAGTCTCCCCACACCTGGCCTGGACGTCAGCCTCCCCCCACACCTGGCCTGGACGTCAGCCTCCCCCACACCTGGCCTGGACGTCAGCCTCCCCCCACACCTGGCCTGGACGTCAGCCTCCCCCCCACACCTGGCCTGGACGTCAGCCTCCCCCACACCTGGCCTGGACGTCAGCCTCCCACCCACACCTGGCCTGGACGTCAGCCTCCCCCCACACCTGGTCTTAACGTCAGCCTCCCCCACACCTGGTCTTACGTCAGCCTCCCCCATACACCGGGTCTGGACATCAGCCTCATCCCCACCAACACCCCCCGGTCCCACACCCACCTGCCCTGTTTCCTTCTGTCCCTGATGCCCATGTCCCTTACAGCAACTGCTACTCTGGACTCCCGAAGGGTCCAGAAGCTCTTTCTGGGTTTTGTCTGTGCCGTTTGACAAGTCCAGGCATTTCGCCTCATCGTCTATAGTCCTGGTCTCTACAGGGCTGTCATCACTGAAGTACTCATCGAACAGCTCTGAGCACTCCTCGCTGACAGGGTTCCACTGGGGCATCTTGCTGAAGACACGCATCAGAGTCTTCTTTCCGCCAGCATTGGTCTTCGTTTGGTCGGGTGATATGCTGGTAGTAGACTTCACCCTCTGATCACCGCATCCactctgctgctgttgttgtagtGGTTGCGGTTGCTGTTGTAGTGGTTGCGGTTGCTGTAGTTGCGGCTGCTGTTGTTGTAGTTgcggttgctgttgttgttgctgcggttgctgttgttgttgctgctgctgcggttgctgttgttgttgctgcggttgctgttgttgttgctgcggTTGCTGTGGGTTGCTGCTGCGGTTGCTGTGGTAGcggttgctgttgttgctgcggTTGcggttgctgttgttgctgcggttgctgttgctgttgtagTAGCGGTTGCTGCTGTTGTAgtggttgttgctgttgttgtagttgtagttgcgGTTGCTGCCTCTGTTTCTCTTTGATGCATTTCTTGTGCTTCTTAATGTCCTCCTCAAgcttcctcctcctgctctctgtgtctgatcCCGGAGACTGGGGGTCGCCGATGAGAAACAGCACTTTGGTGGCCGGCTCCTCCTGGTGTTTTGACAGAAAGGGGccgggtacaggtacaggtacagtctTGTCAGGGGGCTTCTTCTCCAGTGgtatcccagaagagtggaacaCCTTGATGGGCAGACTCCCCACCCCCTCCTTCTCGCTGGCCTTGACCTCTAACTCGGTCTCAGGCTTCGTCTCCAGCAGCACACAGACCTGCTCCCTGGGGGAGGCGGAGCCCACACGCACCACTGTCTCCCTGGGGGAGGTGGAGCCCACACGCACCACTGTTTCCAGCTTGGCCTCCAGAAAGGCAGTTGGTGACTCCTTGAGCGGCGTGGGCTCACTAACATCCTCCATGTGGATGATGGGCACAGCGTTAGTGTTGTGGCTGAAGTGGGCCTGGGCATACAGGACACTGTTCTTGGAGCCCTGGCTATTGTTACTACTGTCCCCCTCCTTAGGGCCAGCCTCAGTGTAGGTGCTGCACTGCAAgctgttgttgctgtgtgagggGTAGCTGCTGTCCTCTTGGGGCTCGGGACCCTGGCTGAGGTAGTCTCCGCTGGGCTTGTGCACGGTGACCAGCACATAGTCTGACTCCTCCACCTCCCCACGCTGCAGCGAGGTGGTGATGAGAGAGCCTGGGATGACGATGGCCTCGTCCTCAGTGCTGTCCAGCATGTGGGTCTCCAGCAGCTCAGAGCAGCGGATGAAGTAGGTGAGCACATAGAGGAGTCGTTGGACTAGCTCCCGTCTCCGCCCCACCACTACTGTCCTGGACAGACGCACCGGGGAGCCGATGGCCCCGTACAAGTCACCTAGTCACAAAACAAACACCACAGTTAACACGTTTCTTATTTTCACTTTGTTGCATAAGTAAAGCCACATTTTGAATATGAAAATGGGGTCAAATGTGTAGAACTTATTTTTCCCTTTAACATTTGGGAGAGTGAAGGAAATCTCCATCTGTATCACTGCTCAGTGCTGCATTTCTCCTGTTCAGCCACTATGTGGAGTTGTACACCAAAGTTCCAAACTGTGCCTGTGCTAAAAATGAAGCCCACTACCtagtattttttatatatatatttttaccttcagttaactaggcaagtcagttaagaacaaattcttatttgaaaAGACCCAATTTCACAGGCCTGTGGAGCTAGTTTGGCACATTttctactagcctggtctgaaaaGGACTAGCCTCTGGCTATCTTAATCCCCATCCCACATGTGCGTGGAAGCACTATCACATAAGACTGAAGAGGTTTTCAACCAGAGTCCTGGCCTGTAGTCTGTTCTTACCGAGCTGGGCccacagtgggttgtaggggtggCTCTTGGCCAGCCTATCCACGCTCTGAGAAGAGTGTTTCTCCAGGAAGATCTTGATGGGCGGCTGTCCGTTGGGCATGACAGTGGGCACCCAGGCCAGGTGGTTGGTGAGAATGGCTgtgaggagggcagggaggaacctgggagatgaggaagagagagcagtTGGGTTAGGCACAGACTGTCtgcaccccaaatggcaccctattccctatgaagtacactacttttgaccggggggGGGGATTgacgtgccatttgggatacagaacTCTAATGTCTTTCACTCTCTGTTTGACACGTTTTTCTTTTTCTCCTCCACCGCAGCCTCGTGTTCTGCTACTTCCCTCTTCTCTATCTCGTGATCATTCAGAGATACAACACAGTGGTCACTGGTCAGTCTAAATCACGAGGCAGACCGTCGTAGACTACTGCATACTAATGCAGTGAGTGGAACATCGGAGAAGTTCTATGGATGTCTTGCTACCAATAGATATATTGACAAATGATTCAGCTTGGTTTTGTAACATCAACATAACAAGCTAAAGATTGGCAGGGATTTCTGACTTTGCAGCTCATTCACGATTGAATGCAGCAAAAAAATAATAAgtatcacgcacacacacagtaacacacagacaggtatacagagacagacaggagcacTCAACTGGTTCTTTGAGGCCTGCTCCATGAGTAGGGCGAGCTCCCTCATGAAATGTCCACAGAGCTGGTTCTTCTCGGGGGCTCCAGACATCATGGTGAGCCAAACGGGCTCGGCCACGCGGGGCATGGTGTAAAGGTTGACGATGGTCgtcctggagag
This window contains:
- the LOC115136291 gene encoding folliculin-interacting protein 1-like, giving the protein MPPTLFQKLFNKRNSISPPPRCNKEDPAFSWSSPQLDPSQIRLILYQDCERRGRNVLFDSSSKKRSAEEAPASQKMCSSEAQVKMYGKCCQLRPTGGSSNSLDSSCAAEAREPREPREQGLRFQGLRCSSDANMLGEMMFGSVAMSYKGSTLKIHQIRSPPQLMLSKVFTARTGSSVYGSLNTLQDSLEFMGQDPNSLRPDQNTVTNGLLGNIGFSQLCSPRRAFSEQGPLRLIKSASFFSGHSNPMDMPGRSLYDERDSGIARSASLSSLLITPFPSPGSSLTSSQASSYQRRWLRSQTTSLENGVFPRWSVEESFNMSDESGGPSLGVARKKKIAIGVIFLLSQDEEENIKFQDFFFSHFPLFESHMNKLKSAIEQAMKMSRRSVDSSQRALAYSRMVDGLNEFRTTIVNLYTMPRVAEPVWLTMMSGAPEKNQLCGHFMRELALLMEQASKNQFLPALLTAILTNHLAWVPTVMPNGQPPIKIFLEKHSSQSVDRLAKSHPYNPLWAQLGDLYGAIGSPVRLSRTVVVGRRRELVQRLLYVLTYFIRCSELLETHMLDSTEDEAIVIPGSLITTSLQRGEVEESDYVLVTVHKPSGDYLSQGPEPQEDSSYPSHSNNSLQCSTYTEAGPKEGDSSNNSQGSKNSVLYAQAHFSHNTNAVPIIHMEDVSEPTPLKESPTAFLEAKLETVVRVGSTSPRETVVRVGSASPREQVCVLLETKPETELEVKASEKEGVGSLPIKVFHSSGIPLEKKPPDKTVPVPVPGPFLSKHQEEPATKVLFLIGDPQSPGSDTESRRRKLEEDIKKHKKCIKEKQRQQPQLQLQQQQQPLQQQQQQQQQPQQQQQQPQLQQQQPQLQQPQPLQQQPQPLQQQQQSGCGDQRVKSTTSISPDQTKTNAGGKKTLMRVFSKMPQWNPVSEECSELFDEYFSDDSPVETRTIDDEAKCLDLSNGTDKTQKELLDPSGVQSSSCCKGHGHQGQKETGQVGVGPGGADVQARCRCGSTDTSEARSCRSCSAEQNMCILISVTVPKGAQQKKGAPLNDCEIPRNESSDSALGDSESEDAGQDVHRQSDSDTYYKDDQEPDEWQEEVEVPFPGSKLVEHFSKPSIANFGRSLFGGYCTTYVPDFVLQGMPNDDKLRQGLMSELAHAVQHPVLDEPIAEAVCIIADTDKWTVQVASSQRRATDNNKLGKEVLVSSLVSSLLQSTHLLYKMNLSPNFCIMHLEDRLQEIYFKSKMLAEYLKGQTRVHVKELGMVLGIESSDLPLLAAVASTHSPYVAQILL